The sequence below is a genomic window from Pseudomonas cremoricolorata.
CGAACAACCGCACGCCCAGGCTAGCCTCGAGCCGCTGCATGGCGCCACTGGCCAGCGCCGGAGAAATGTCCAACTGCCGCGCAGCAGCCGAGAAACTCCCGGCGCCAGCGGTGGTGACGAAGATTTGCAGGTCATCGACGCGGATGATTTTCTTCACGAAGGCGGTCTTGGCGGTGGCTCGGCGGGCCAGCGTACTGGCAAAGCGGGATTGCAGCCAAACTTGGTGCCGAGGCAGGCGGATAATGCCCGGCCCTGACGCCGTGAAGACCGCCAGGCTCTGTACGAAAAGCCTTGATACTTGGTCATGCTGCGTTGAAAACAGCCTCAAAATGCTCACGTACTACAGTACGCTCCGCTTTTTCGCCTGTTTTCGCGGGGCCGCCATCGGCCTTGCCTGACCGGCGCCTCAAGACTTTTCATACAGACCCTAGTTCTGCGCCGGCTCGTAAACGCTCACCGCCCGCGCATCCACCGGCTTGGGCAACAGCCCCTCGCGGTAGAACGCATCGGCGATGCGCTGCTGCTCGGCCAGGTTGTCGAGCTTGACCGGTTGTACGTCATAACTGCGCCGGGCATTGGCTTGCTCGACCGTGGCGCTGTCCAGGTTGCCCCACAACGGGCCGAGGATGCGCGCCGCTTGGGCCGGATTGGCCTTGGTCCAGGCGCCGGCCTCGCGCAGCGCCAGATACACCTGTTGCAGGAGTTCGGGGTGGGCCTTGGCGTAGTCGCTGCCGGCCAGGTAGTAGCGCTGGTAGCTGGCCAGCCCGCTGCCATCGGCCAGAATCCGCGCGTCCTGCTGGCGCTGGGCGCTGGCTACGTAAGGATCCCAGGTCACCCAGGCATCGACCTTGTGGTTCTCGAACGCGGCCCGCCCGTCAGCGGGAATCAGATATGCCGGGGTGATGTCCTTGAAGCTCAACCCCGCCTTGGCCAGGGCCTGAATCAGCAGGTAATGACTGCCAGCAGCCTTGGTGACCGCGACGCGCTTGCCCTTGAGGTCGGCCAGGGTCTTGAGCGGCGAGTCGGCGGGCACCAGGATCGCCTGGGCGGTGGGCGACGGCGCTTCCCGGGCGAAGTAGGTGAGCTTGGCGCCGGCGGCCTGGGTGAACACCGGCACGGTATCTGCGACGTCCGCGGAGAGGTCGACATTACCCAGGTTCAGCGCCTCCAGCAGCGGCAGGCCACTGGGAAACTCGTGCCAGCTGACGCGAATGCCCTCAGCCTGCAGGCGCTGTTCGAGGCTGCCTTGCGCCTTGAGCAGGGTCAGCAAGGTCGAGGACTTCTGGTAGCCGATGCGCAGGGTCTGCTCGGCATGCGCCAGGCTTGGCAGCAAGGCGCTGGCCAGCAGCGCCACGGCCAGCTGGCGCAGGGGTTTGATCAGCATGGGGCACTCTCCGCAGTCAGGGTTGCACGGCCAGCTTGGCGGCGCCGGGAAGGGTGAAATCGCTGGCGAAGGTCGGCGCGACGTCGAGGCGAGTGCCGATCAGGCCATGGGCATGGTAGAAGTCCGCGGTGTCCTGCTGCGCGGCCACGGTCTGCGCATCGATCACCTGCCAACGCAGTTTGCGCCGCTCGAATTGCAGGCGAGCGGCCTTCTCGGGAAAGCCGATGATCGCCGCCAGGGTTTTCGAGTAACTGTCCAGGTGCTGGTTGGCCCAAGCCTGCGCGCCGGCCAGGCGATTGAGGTAATCCTGCAGCGCTGCACGCTTGTCGGGCTGCTCCAGGGACTTGTTGGTCGCGGCGAGGAAGCTGTTGCCGCTCGACAGCCCTCGGCCGTTGACCAGCACCCGCGCTTGCCCGGTTAGCTCGCCCAGAGCCGTATAGGGCTCCCAGGTCGACCAGGCGTCCACCGAGCCATTGGCGAGGGCGATCTTGGCATCCACCGGCCCGAGGAAACGTAACTCCACGTCTTTTTCACTCAGCCCCACCTGATCCAGCGCCTTGAGCGCCAGATGGTGCCCGATCGAGCCGCGACCGGTGGCGATGCGCTTGCCCTTGAGGTCGGCTGCGCTGTGCAGCGGCGCATCGGGACGCACCAGCAACGCCGTGCCATATGGGTCGGACTTGTCCACCGCAATCGCCTTGACCGGTGCCCCCGAGGCCTGCACGAACAGCAGCGGGGCATCGCCGATGATGCCGGCATCGATCGCCCCGGCATTGAGTGCCTCGGCCAACGGCGCAGCGGCGGGGAACTCGGCCCAGTGGATGTCATAGGGCAGATCGCGCAGGGCATCGGCAGCTTCCAGCTGGGCACGCATGTTGCCCTTC
It includes:
- a CDS encoding aliphatic sulfonate ABC transporter substrate-binding protein encodes the protein MLIKPLRQLAVALLASALLPSLAHAEQTLRIGYQKSSTLLTLLKAQGSLEQRLQAEGIRVSWHEFPSGLPLLEALNLGNVDLSADVADTVPVFTQAAGAKLTYFAREAPSPTAQAILVPADSPLKTLADLKGKRVAVTKAAGSHYLLIQALAKAGLSFKDITPAYLIPADGRAAFENHKVDAWVTWDPYVASAQRQQDARILADGSGLASYQRYYLAGSDYAKAHPELLQQVYLALREAGAWTKANPAQAARILGPLWGNLDSATVEQANARRSYDVQPVKLDNLAEQQRIADAFYREGLLPKPVDARAVSVYEPAQN
- a CDS encoding ABC transporter substrate-binding protein, whose protein sequence is MSIRTKLLTLAAALLLAGQASAAERLTLRIGDQKGNMRAQLEAADALRDLPYDIHWAEFPAAAPLAEALNAGAIDAGIIGDAPLLFVQASGAPVKAIAVDKSDPYGTALLVRPDAPLHSAADLKGKRIATGRGSIGHHLALKALDQVGLSEKDVELRFLGPVDAKIALANGSVDAWSTWEPYTALGELTGQARVLVNGRGLSSGNSFLAATNKSLEQPDKRAALQDYLNRLAGAQAWANQHLDSYSKTLAAIIGFPEKAARLQFERRKLRWQVIDAQTVAAQQDTADFYHAHGLIGTRLDVAPTFASDFTLPGAAKLAVQP